One genomic region from Myripristis murdjan chromosome 7, fMyrMur1.1, whole genome shotgun sequence encodes:
- the LOC115362400 gene encoding galactose-specific lectin nattectin-like gives MTSAFLFALGLCLASVLVTGGWLAFLVFLNEEPCCPFGWTKFGSRCFNFNYNSKIWADAERTCISFGGNLASVHSLEELNLLKAWMNRVTSHLAQTWIGGHDAVKEGVWLWSDGSSLNFTQWAHGQPNNSGDEDCVEILWRSSTWYDSKCTHSRPFICAKRL, from the exons ATGACATCAGCCTTTCTTTTTGCTTTGGGCCTCTGTTTGGCCAGCGTACTGGTGACTGGAGGTTGGTTGGCATTTCTGGTGTTTTTAA ATGAAGAGCCCTGCTGTCCTTTTGGTTGGACCAAGTTTGGCTCTCGCTGTTTCAACTTCAACTATAACTCAAAGATTTGGGCTGACGCAGAG CGCACCTGCATTTCCTTCGGTGGGAATCTGGCCTCGGTGCACAGTCTGGAGGAGCTCAATTTGCTCAAAGCTTGGATGAATCGAGTTACTAGCCACCTTGCACAAACCTGGATTGGGGGCCATGATGCAGTAAAG GAGGGTGTGTGGCTGTGGAGCGATGGATCAAGTTTAAACTTCACGCAGTGGGCTCATGGGCAGCCAAACAACAGTGGAGATGAAGACTGTGTGGAGATACTCTGGCGAT CAAGCACCTGGTATGATTCGAAGTGCACACATAGCAGGCCTTTTATATGCGCCAAGAGACTGTGA